Genomic segment of Hydra vulgaris chromosome 11, alternate assembly HydraT2T_AEP:
GAAGACCGGGGCTAGTTAGCAGCAGGGAAAAGCTGACGAACTGCGTTTATCTTCAGAGCCTTTCATcagaaagtgaaaaaaattacaaggaACCTTTCTAATTGACCATTTCATAATTCTCTTTAGTATTGTGAGGATTCGCGCATGCTCATGGGAGATATTAagatttatgtgttttttggacaaaaacGTAACTTTGGGAACATCActtcctttttactttacaaataaaatagttaattgtatgcaaaaaaattattgtaaaagttcCAGTCACAATTGGTTTACTATTTCCAATCacactttttttcaaagttgccgtttttcaggatctatagaccgtttatttaaaaaaaggcttttGGGGTAAGTTGGCAAAATTTTTACGTGATAAGCTGGCTTATAGCACTTActacggaaaaaaaaaaatttttataaaattttaattttggcgTCGACTATTATACGTACCAATATTGGGTACCAGCTAAAAGTAAGATTAAATTTTTGGCCTAAAGTTGTTTccaaaattaatagtaaaaaaatttctattagttTTGCACTTAATAGTtcattaataaacatttttagcaacttttttttttgagggctCGGGAAAGccccaagaatttttttttgtaaatgaatgcaacttttataagttacccAAATTCATATACTTTTGAGACTACACTTTAATACTTTCAAAAAACTGTGCTGTTAGGGCTACAGAGCTTATAGAGTAAAAACCGAACCAACTAACCTAGGTCTCCcctacttatgttattaatgttaggGTATTACTTATGTTGTTAATTAAGCCTGCgcgtttaacaaaaattaaagagacAACTTTCTttgttattggaaaaaaaaatttaccttgaaacttttattttcttcgtGAATAATAGTTTgaatgtaaaatcttttattagcgggtattttaaatattatttagacttattatttaatactaatatatGAACTACTAATTAAAAGCGGTTTGCGCAACAGCTACCAAAGCGGTGACATTTTTCAAgcgttaaattttttaaagttaaatataatatatatatattttttccttcATGACTTTAAAGGTAGacaaaatgtatattttttctataaatgcattcatttatttttctaccgctttctttaaaatattgaactAAGAAAGAAGTATAAAAATGTTCGGTATGGAATAGATTTAGTAAAACATTACGGGTCCGGAGAGCTAGTTATGTATTATTCTTACTGttaaaaatggttataaaaagatgcaaaatattgttttatatgacCCAAAAACCTCAGACGCAATGCAATAGACATTTTAGACAATGTAATAGACATTTTAGACAatgaaatactttattaaatcgtgggtaaataaaaactaaagcgatcaaaacaacaaagaaacatttaagcCGTACGTTGAGTGAAACATTTCTTTATagataaaatcattatttaagcttttacaatttcttttatttacaatatttaaaaagatacttTATTCGTTACATTTACTCCGAAATGCTTCCATTTGTCAGGTATTTCTGGAAATACTGGAAAATGGcgaataatttctaaaataaataataaataaataaaaaaatatagtaaatttaaaattaaaaaaaaaatatttgactttttaacataactaacttaattagttaaaataacttaCAACTGACcgatttttatttaacttttgttatttgaaagagtaaatttaactattttaccgaacatttttttattgctaaaatttttatataagagAACAGATCCACTGAAGAATTACTTTATTTTCGTGGTAATtgcaaaagtaattaaaaaaaaaaaaattacttactaCAGACTCGACAACATTCTCCTGGTGGTTTGTAAGACTCTCTACATTTAAGTTCTTTGCACACGACTCGATGACAAGTACTGAATTTCACACCAAGAAACGTTTGACATTCACATTGCCTGCACGAATGAGGTTTGTCGATGATAAATCGATCTCCATGGTGACTTTCATGATGCGATGAGTCAAAACAACctgaaaccattaataaatttagaactttttttagaatcagaataatttaagaatctaaatttaaaataaaattagaagttCAGAATGATTTAAGAACTTTccacaatttttaataataacgcatacttttaaaaaaaaaaaaaacttcacgTAACTACTTACTACACACAGGACAACATGAACCTGGTAGTGTAACCACGGAATGGCAGTGAGAGACAGATTGACAAGCTTCAGCATCACATTTATTTGGAGAAGTTGGAgctaaaattaattacttacaaaattatcacatacttataaaaaaacactgtaAAGATTTCATAATAATCTGTtcatttacaataatttattcAGGCTTGTAATCTAAAGTTTATGATCATTATTAGAGATGGTCCAATTTCAAAAATTGCTGATTCAGATACCAACTCTAACTCTTTGTTGCGATTCCGATTCTGTGCCGATTCCGATTCTTTTgcaattcaaattattttatttaccttaattcaattaaaatgataattaagtAAGGGGTAATTAAAAACGTATTGTTAATTTAGCACTTATACAGACTTTTTTTAACAGGAAAAACCGTCAACAATTCTATTGGTACAGGTGGTTAAGAgcctaataaataatataattgggGTAAGGAGAATGTATGATGTGTAGAACTTATTATTAGTAAGTAACAAATAATATCATAACTAATAGTATAAGAGATCAGAAAATATAACACAGAGTGTTATATTTTCAGTGTTTAAATGTGCGTctacatgtatacatatttatatatatatatatatatatatatatatatatatatatatatatatatatataatatatatatatatatatatgtctgcatgtatatatatgtatacatatatatatatatatatatatatatatatatatatatatatatatatatatatatatatatatatatatatatatatatatgtatatatatatatatatatatatatatatatatatatatatatatatatatatatatatatatattaaaataaaaataaactcaaattaaaataatcagcAATCAAATACATAtggaaaatgtaaatttttgtttaacaaataaagctagtattattattataaacctcAACACTAACACAAAACATAgttcaattaaaaagaaaagaaaaaaaagtttgcaataataacatgtaaaacatttctttaatgaGAATCACATTGTTTATATGTGTGCTGTACGCAATACCTcaaggttctcgatgataagactaatctcagtcttctacgagttccctaCAACAACAAAACCCTTCTTATCAAGTCTTAGCATACCTAATTATTGCTTCCTATACggtattttgtaaaatgtatttttttttttgtttaggaaGTACAGTTTCTTTATAATATTGCagtgtaaaaaatttgtaattaatatgtagttgtgaaaatttaaaggaaaaaaaaaatatatatatatatatatatatatatatatatatatatatatatatatatgtatatatatatatatatatatatatatatatatatatatatatatatatatatatatatatatatgtatatatatatatatatatatatatatatatatatacatatatatatatgtatacatatatatatatgtatatatatatatatatatatatatatatatatatatatatatatatatatatatatatatatatatatatatatatatatatatatatgtatatatatatatatatatatatatacaaaagtcTTTTGAGGCACCAAAGAAAACAAGAAGGAGCtcataaaaaaaaggtatttttaaatataagtagttgtttttttaatttttttttttttcttaattttttttaattagacaattattttaattatttggcCATTATCACATTTGCTACGCCACtggcaaataaaattaaaaaaatatttttaaattaatttaaaaaggtttattcaagtaacaaaaaatactaCGAAATGAGCTTTGTATGTTTATTGGCAATTCTTGCACGTATCATTGACCATAGTAGAACAGCAAGATTCACTCAACCAATTGTCACAGGATTCGCAACGCGTCCATAATTGTCGTTGAGTTGTAAATTTATCTCCAATAAAAAAGTCACaagcttgatattttttagaactCAAAGAACTGTCAGTTAGCTTTGAAattatgaacaatttttttgttaaaataaaataacatggtgtgtattcattataaaattgtcaatatttactggtaaatttacaggtaaagttaccggtaaattttacaATCGCAACATTTATCAACATTTCACCCCGTATTACTGCTATTTGTCTCCTTTGCAGTTTATCCGTGAATAATCGAAGTTAGAGTATTTCAAAATTTccctaatttttataaaaaaggtagttaattttcaaaaattattaatttttttttgtaaatataactaATTTGGTGGTTCTTAATAATACTAAGATTAAAtatgatcatttattttaataatttgcttattttagattttaatagtatgcattttttcaaattgttgttttgttaaaaaattattacatcaGATTgcatataaacattaaatattttttaaaaaatttatatgtacgaagtaattataaatattatttgagaaaaaaagtttgtaaaacctgaattttgcatgctttttttatattttttcttaaatgaccgAACTTACATGGTGACCGAACTTAGGCGATTTTACggcatacaaaaaaaaaaaaaaaaaaagtgtggcgttatcaaaatcaaatttttttttttaattaaacggtTCAGTGTGTAAAATGTGCTTTTCCATTTAGTAGGATCATCTTAAATGATATTGTGCAGTCCTAAAACCtcctgaaattttttaaaaagtttttcatgaaTTTATTGAATGCTTAAAATGTCCCACAATTATTTTATAGgtaaaaattagtaaagaaaTGCGTTCACTGTGAACCAAAAGAGTACGGAAAAGACAAAGaatgtttaaacattttctcCATAGCAGTAACAATACTGCTGACATTATCTCGTACATTGTGTTTCTTAAGTAGACCCCGATGATCAAGCGATTCATtaacaaatttagaaaaattggCTGCATTATGGGACTTGTATGGATAAAGTACCACGTAAAGACAGGTGTGAATTTGTTTCATATCTTATGGGAGGAAGTGTGCTGTTAGGCTCAACATTAGCTGCGGAGCACATGTCGGTAGTTATACTTACTTGATTTGATTTCTTTGCCAAGAGACGAATTTTATCTGTTACCTTCtgataaattaaagtttttttttattatgtgatCATTTATTAAGATGCTCCCAGAATTCCCTGCGATCTTTTCATTAGATTAGACCGTATAAGTTAATCTTTAAAATATGCTCAAGaggtttttataaaagaagtaaAGTCGTtgaagcacaaaaaaaaattttcagaaggATTTGCTAAAATTCGTTGAAAAAGATGAGAATTGCGATTTTTAGATTCCTTAAGAATCAGTGAAATCCGAATCGGCCCATCTCTACTTATAATTAATTATcatttatatctaattttttaaataatgtcaaTTAGGACATCCtcaaaaaattctaaatcaatatctttgaatttttaatgaaactctttatcttttcttatttttttaaatctttttaacttgttacctttttttattattattattttttttttgaaatcatgAAAAATTCCTAATAATGAtcacaaaataacaattttgaagcaaaaaacaaatttttggcGCTTCAACGTGAATATCTTGATACTGATTTTCAACgtgaaatttgttttaaacgaTGTGATACTGATTTTACTGTTACAAATTAGCTTTAATAATGACTTGTAAGTATTATAGTTGTAtgaatgcttttaaaatttttctatattaatcaatgtatgcttttattaaaaatattatttttaattaaaaatagtttaagcgACTCATATCACTACACGATTCTCTGATTACTTAATTGAATTGAAGAGTAATTTTCTCTACCAAGTATTACGTTTTTCCAATATTCGTTTAAGCTATTCCTATGttgattttcaaatttaataggGAACTCGTTCTAGACAAGTTGCCATTGCCCTATATAAATAATGCACAAAAcacttataaatatatctaaatttttgatattttgaaatgtAAATATTGGTTAGGTTGAATTAAttccaatttaaaatatatttttttattttataatagaaattatgtaaataaacaCTGTATAATTTCTTATACTTTAGGAATGTATATTAAGGGTGTTAAAATAGAATTTTCAAAACGCGAATATACAATAAGCCAAATTTGggacaaatatattaaaaaaacgattacaaaaaaaaaattccagaaaACTATTCCTAAATTATTTGGCTTTAAGCGCAAGGTAATCCCTgatagtaccgcgctcaacacgtttctccgcgcagcggccttgttcatcaaggttcgtgtttctgagttatagagttgagagagggttaaaccttaaatgagtagcctcctcatctgtactGGCTTtttcggccttgaggaggtgaattaacaacaaaaaaaaaagatctcaatctttgtaaaaatttttattataatgtgatcataatgttttaagtttttttttaagttgttgtgTATCCTAGTTTTTTCACAACTCttgttcatattaaaaaaagatttcgcaaaaaaataattttgcgcaAATacgcaaaaacaaaaaaaaaaatatttttttttgcataaattatgtgaaatctttttttattttaaaaaacaattatgaaaaaacaccAATCTAAAAAATAGCTTAAGAACATTATGattatattaggaaaaaaaatttaaaatattgagaTTTACCTTGAGCTTAAAGCCAAATAATTTAGGAACAATTTGGGCATATTTCGGGGTATTTTGCCACTTGAGCACAAGGTAAATGTCAATACTtctggcatttttttttttgtaatcgttcaatttttttgtaatttttttgaacaccATTAATGAATatactaaactttattttcatcattcttatatataaaaaatatataaaatatatataaaaaaaaactagaaataaagcttataaataaactaaacttttaactttttattaaatagtttaccTATACACTAATTTTTCGTAATCAgctatataagatttttatcttAAACTTATAAGTATTTTCGGGACTTTAACagatatcattaaaaaattattttaagttattttgttcGAAAGCTATAACTTTCATTTCTGACAATTATATTGAAAAGCTTTAGTTGATAGTGTTTGTTTACATACACTAGATTTTCGCATGTCAATTAACATGCGTGTGCAATGTTAAAACTGTAATCAGAGAATCgtatattaaagatttaaaaccttaaatttttaaaactttcaagttttaatttattgtatattataagGTATAAACCAAATGTCTTGTCatagaaaaagtaattattCTGTAAAATATTTGACCCAAAGCACATGATATGAATTGTTAACTATTAATTGCTAAATAATGGAAAACgtttttaactcaaaaatcttgtattaaaagcgtttactgaaaaaaatttttagagaaGAAACCCCAGGTTGTtctgtaaatataataaaaagcacgtgtgttttagttttgtattttttatgactccgataaatatcttatatttttctattatttgtGTTCTATGATACAattcttaaacttaaaacaattacatatttaaaatcaaagattTTGGTTAATATCATGAAGGtttaaagagaagaaaaaaaagttaaaacaccATTGTAATGAAAAGCAGCAAttcatataaaaagtatatatatataaacatattacttACGAAGAATAGTACCAACAATTCTTGTGCGTGccttaaatatcaaaaaagaaagGTTATACTATTGACTTGCTTTTTACTTGTTCGTTGTAAAGCGATGTCATAATAAAAGCATGAAATTCATCTTTAATTATACATGTAATTTATGCATTATATCTattgtgtgtgcatatatatatatatatatatatatatatatatatatatatatatatatatatatatatatatatatgcaacaaGCCCTTATGTAATAGGAAAGAATAAGTCAAAGATAAAGGATAACCCATTGTTATTTAGAGTAGTAACTCATTATTCAAAGAGTGAAAGCAAgactgtttaaaaaatgaactgtGATCTAAAACTTAAATGCCggaaactaatttatttaaatcattttgtataattttttttatttttaagtgccccaagaagtccttatgaTCTTATTACAgggcaccgcggatgagcatttgaAAGGAAcgtcacgcctccttcct
This window contains:
- the LOC124813741 gene encoding kielin/chordin-like protein isoform X2 yields the protein MHFQSLVVFFMSSFVLKARTRIVGTILPPTSPNKCDAEACQSVSHCHSVVTLPGSCCPVCSCFDSSHHESHHGDRFIIDKPHSCRQCECQTFLGVKFSTCHRVVCKELKCRESYKPPGECCRVCKIIRHFPVFPEIPDKWKHFGVNVTNKVSF